GTCTATTTTAGGCATATTGATGTCCAGCAAGATAATATCCGGTTTCTTATGGATTTTTTCCAAAGCATCTGTGCCATCTTCTGCCATCATTACATCATATCGTTTGATTTCAAAATAGTTCTTTAACATCTTTAATAATTCGATGTCATCATCCACGATCAAAATTCTATATGCCACTTTTATCACCTCGTTTTATCAGTATACAACGAAAAAAACAATAAATAAACAACAAGAGAAACACTTCGAGCCGCCCATTGCCGGACGGCTCCTTTTATGCCCGAAAGCGATAACCAACACCACGTATCGTTTCTATGTAGTGCGGTGTTTCCGGATTTTCTTCTATTTTCTTTCTCAAGTTCTTAATCAGACCGTAAATTCGGTTATTCACTTCTGACTCCGCTTCCTCATAGATATGCTGATAGATCTGTTCTTTCGTGAATACCCGATTAGGAGATAAAGCAACCACAGCGATTTGCTTCAAAAGTCTCTTTCGCCTGGTATACCGTTTATAACTTCTCATGTTTATCACCTTCAATCTGCTTTCAAATTTAATAATCTATATTTTATGACAATTCAGCATATAGAAAAGTTAGTTATTCGTGAAAATTATTTTTAAATTTAGAACTTGCATAACCACTACGATGTAAAAACAGTTTAGAGGCATTTATGACAGAGATTGATTTTATCTGGTTTTCGACTTTCTCCACGAAAGTGGCAAAAAATACCTGGCTACGAATTCCTTCGCTTAGGGCAAATCTGAAATCCTGAACGCTTTTATTCCTGTAGCCGACAAATTTGTCATCAACATAAGGCAAAAGCTTCATTGAGGAATCTATTTCATTTGACATATACTACATCTAGTGTTATACTGTTCTTATATCAATTATTTGTGTCAATCCGGAAAGGATTTATCACACGCAGTTTAGGTTTGAAACGTAGTCAGGAGTTTTCCTATGCCCAACAAGCAGCAGGGACTTCTGGCTTTTTTTATTTTGCAGGAAACTGCATCTATTTTGAGAATGAACATAAGCGTCATTCTCTTTTTTTATGCCTGAACGCAGGGAAAGGAGGATTACGGAAACAAATGATTCCGGAACTGGCACGCCACAAAAGAAAGGAGACTCTATGTCAGTCAAAAGAATTAAGAATCTTGTAAAACAACTCAATGAATACCGTCATGCCTACTACAATCAGGATGCCCCTCTGGTATCTGATGCCGAGTATGACCGACTCTTTGACGAACTGAAGGAACTGGAGGAACAGACTGGTTTCATCCTGTCAAATTCTCCGACACAGACGGTTGGATATTATCCGGTCAGTGAACTTGCCAAAGTCACCCATCCGATTCCACTGCTCTCGCTTGAGAAAACAAAACTGATTTCAGAGCTTTTAGATTTCATGAAAGGACAGGAAGTTCTCTTTATGCTGAAACTGGACGGTTTGACTACCAAACTCATTTACGAAGATGGCAGACTGATTCAGGCTTCTACCCGTGGAGATGGTGAAGTGGGGGAAGATATTACACACAATATCCCGGCATTTTTAAATGTACCGCTTACCATTCCACACAAAGAACGTCTGGTCATTACCGGTGAGTCTTTTATACCAACCAATGATTTTGAACGTCTGAAAGATACTCTGCGTGATGGAAATGGAAAACCTTATAAAAACGGACGTAATTTTGCTTCCGGATCAGTACGAAGTCTTGATCCGAAGAACTGTATCGGACGTTGTGTTCGCTTTCTTCCGTTCAATGTATTAGAAGGAATGGAGGATGTTCCCTTCCCGGACAGCAGAGCCTGCAAATTAGAAGGTTTAACACACCTGGGCTTTGGTTACTGCCCGTTTTTCTCAATTTCAGGAACCGGACTTTCAAAAGAATATGCGGAGAAATTCATTCAGGAATTGGTATCCACAGCAGCAAATTTACATCTTCCTATCGATGGCATTGTCATGATTTTTGACAGTCTCAGCTACTCCAAAAGCTGCGGAAAAACCGGACACCACTATAAGGACGGCCTCGCCTATAAGTTTGAGGATGATACCTACGAAACTTTCTTGCGTGAAATTGAATGGACACCGACCAGATTCGGAGAGATTGCTCCGGTCGGCATCTTCGATACCGTGGAGATTGACGGCTGTGATGTTTCCAGAGCTTCCCTTCATAATCTGACCTTTATCAAAAATCTGGAGCTTGTACCCGGATGCCGGATTCTTGTTTCCAAACGAAACATGATCATCCCACATATAGAGGATAATCTGGATCGTGGAAGGTATACCGACATCACGCCTCCGGTCTGCCCTTGCTGTGGTTCCAAAACCAGAACCTACAGCCGTAAGACCAGCGACGGTCGCACCGTAGAAACTCTGCATTGTGATAATCCGCAGTGCGACAGCCAGATCACAAGAAGGTTTGTCCATTTTGCCAGCAAGAAGGCAATGAACATCGAAGGACTGTCAGAAGCCACTTTAGAAAAATTCCTGAATCTGGGCTATCTGCACTCTTTTCAGGACATCTATCATCTGGAGGAACACCGGGAAGATATTGTGGCACTGGACGGATATGGTGAGAAATCTTTCGACCGCTTGTGGGAATCCATCAACGCCAGCCGGAGGACCAGCTTTGTCCGCTATCTGGTTTCCATGGATATTCCTATGATCGGCAGAACCAAAAGCCGGATTCTGGACACCGTATTTTCCGGAAATTTAACTGCATTTGAACAGGCGGCTGTCGGAGATTACGACTTCACTCAGTTAGAGGATTTTGGCGAAATCTTAAATCACAACATCCATTCCTGGTTTGCAGATGAAGCAAATCTTGATTTATGGAAAAACTTACAGAACGAATTCACATTTGAACAAAGAAAGGAAGAGACCATTATGACAAAAGAAAACAAATTTACAGGATGTACCATCGTAGCAACAGGGAAACTGGAGCATTTTACCAGAGACGGTATCAACGATAAGATTCTGGAGCTTGGTGCCAAACCTGGCAGCTCTGTAACAAAGAAAACCGATTACCTGATCTGCGGGGAAAAAGCCGGCAGCAAACTGGCAAAAGCCCAGAGCCTTGGTATTCCAATTCTTACAGAAGCTGAATTTTTGGAGATGATTGCATAACCATCTCTGCAATAGATGAGAATTATTTTGAGGTGTGGCTGAAAGGCCGCACCTCTTTTACAAAGGAGGAATTTATAATGAATCAAACAAATACAAGCAAGCGCATACCTACACAGATCAATGAATTTCGGGGAGATTATGCTTTTCTAAGCAATTTCTATCCGGCACCGGTCTCTTACATGGGACAAACCTATGCAAATAATGAAGCTGCTTTTCAAGCGCAGAAAACACTCTCTGCGAGAGAGCAACGCAAATTCTGTATTTTTCGGATGCATAATCCTTCTGATGCAAAGAAACTCGGCAGAGATCTTACATTACGCCCGGACTGGGAAAAAGTGAAAGTCCGGCTCATGTATGAAATCTGCATGTGCAAATTCATGCAGAACCCGGAACTCCGGGATAAACTTCTTGCAACCGGAGAGTCCACACTTATTGAAGGAAACAACTGGGGTGACTATTTCTGGGGCAAAGTCAATAACTGCGGAGAAAACCAGTTAGGAATCATCCTGATGGATGTACGTGCGAAGCTGCAGTGGAATGCAGAAACAGCGCCCAATAATATACCTCAATGTCTGCAATAAAGGAAAGGATGGTCTAATAGAATGAATGAAAATGCAAAAACAAAATTAGTGCTTGAGTATACTGGCATGGATGATTTTTCCTGTCCGGTATATAAGGACCAATTCGGAAAGTTGTGGAAGGATATTGACCTTGGCAAAGAGCCTGAACCGAATCTTTATTCTTTATCTTTTAACCATATTGATGGAGAACCTTCCCATCCCATACAGCAGGAGTACACATTTCATCCGGCTCCGTATCAAAGAAGTTCCTATGAATTCGAGTACCGGATGTTAAGTAAATTACAGTCTGACTGTGAATACTATCTGGGCTACGGAAATCGCAGTCCGTCTATCCTATGCAATCATAGCGTTCAAAACCATATTGCCCGTATGAAAGAATTATGGAATGGTTTTCCCACAGATCAGAAACCGGAATGGCTGACCTGGGAACAGCTTCTTCAGTACGAAAAAGTAATGACAGAAACCGGAATACCCGTGAAGAACTGCTCAGACTAGACAATTCATCATTTATCAGAAATTACCCTCTATATTATCCATTCATATTTTGATATAATAGGAACAGTTGAAAGAAAGGAGCATTTCCCATGTATCTGAAAAGAAAAGTTTACGATCAGCTTCTGGATTGGAAAAACGATACCGTCCACAGCACCTTGGAAGTGAATGGTGCCAGACAGGTCGGAAAAACATATATTATCAATAAATTTGCGGATGAGAACTTCAGGCACAAGATCTACATTAACCTGTTTGATTTGTCCGGCAAACAATTTATGGAATGTTACAAAAAAGCCACAGACTGGACTCCCGGTACAAAACGACCGGAGCAGCCGCTTCACGATGCTTTTAAACTCTTCGATCCGGATTTTGAAGATACCAACGATACAGTCATCATTATTGATGAAATTCAGGAATCCTCAGAGATATTCAACCGTATCCGAGAATTTACCCGCTATTTTCAAGCGCATTTCATTGTAACTGGAAGTTATCTGGGACGTGTACTGGAACCGGAATTCAAATTCTCCAGTGGAGATATTACCAGTATCCGTATTTATACCCTTTCCTTTAAAGAGTTTTTGGAAGCATTGGATGACCAGCTTTTTCAGAAGTATCTATCACTTCCACTGGATCATGCAGATGACACCGTACCGGAACTATATGACGAATTAAAGAATGTTTACGACATCTATAGACAGATTGGCGGCTATCCAAAGGTTGTGGAAACATACCTTAACACAAAAGACGTGGAAGCAGCTCAAAAAGAGCTTGTTAGAATCATCCGCATTTTCTTAAACGAATCTATGCGGTACTTTGATGACATCACAGATATTAGTGTTTTTACCAACATCTTTTTAAGCATCTGCCGTATTCTGCTTCGTGAAAAGAAAGGATTAGATGAGGACAGTATAAGTGAAGAACTGCAAAAGCTCGTTACAAAGAATTACTCCAGTAATCTTTCTAAAGCAACCTGCTATCGTGCTATCAACTGGCTTTAC
The sequence above is drawn from the Dorea formicigenerans genome and encodes:
- a CDS encoding winged helix-turn-helix domain-containing protein produces the protein MRSYKRYTRRKRLLKQIAVVALSPNRVFTKEQIYQHIYEEAESEVNNRIYGLIKNLRKKIEENPETPHYIETIRGVGYRFRA
- the ligA gene encoding NAD-dependent DNA ligase LigA, giving the protein MSVKRIKNLVKQLNEYRHAYYNQDAPLVSDAEYDRLFDELKELEEQTGFILSNSPTQTVGYYPVSELAKVTHPIPLLSLEKTKLISELLDFMKGQEVLFMLKLDGLTTKLIYEDGRLIQASTRGDGEVGEDITHNIPAFLNVPLTIPHKERLVITGESFIPTNDFERLKDTLRDGNGKPYKNGRNFASGSVRSLDPKNCIGRCVRFLPFNVLEGMEDVPFPDSRACKLEGLTHLGFGYCPFFSISGTGLSKEYAEKFIQELVSTAANLHLPIDGIVMIFDSLSYSKSCGKTGHHYKDGLAYKFEDDTYETFLREIEWTPTRFGEIAPVGIFDTVEIDGCDVSRASLHNLTFIKNLELVPGCRILVSKRNMIIPHIEDNLDRGRYTDITPPVCPCCGSKTRTYSRKTSDGRTVETLHCDNPQCDSQITRRFVHFASKKAMNIEGLSEATLEKFLNLGYLHSFQDIYHLEEHREDIVALDGYGEKSFDRLWESINASRRTSFVRYLVSMDIPMIGRTKSRILDTVFSGNLTAFEQAAVGDYDFTQLEDFGEILNHNIHSWFADEANLDLWKNLQNEFTFEQRKEETIMTKENKFTGCTIVATGKLEHFTRDGINDKILELGAKPGSSVTKKTDYLICGEKAGSKLAKAQSLGIPILTEAEFLEMIA
- a CDS encoding NADAR family protein, whose amino-acid sequence is MNQTNTSKRIPTQINEFRGDYAFLSNFYPAPVSYMGQTYANNEAAFQAQKTLSAREQRKFCIFRMHNPSDAKKLGRDLTLRPDWEKVKVRLMYEICMCKFMQNPELRDKLLATGESTLIEGNNWGDYFWGKVNNCGENQLGIILMDVRAKLQWNAETAPNNIPQCLQ
- a CDS encoding LPD11 domain-containing protein, whose protein sequence is MNENAKTKLVLEYTGMDDFSCPVYKDQFGKLWKDIDLGKEPEPNLYSLSFNHIDGEPSHPIQQEYTFHPAPYQRSSYEFEYRMLSKLQSDCEYYLGYGNRSPSILCNHSVQNHIARMKELWNGFPTDQKPEWLTWEQLLQYEKVMTETGIPVKNCSD
- a CDS encoding ATP-binding protein is translated as MYLKRKVYDQLLDWKNDTVHSTLEVNGARQVGKTYIINKFADENFRHKIYINLFDLSGKQFMECYKKATDWTPGTKRPEQPLHDAFKLFDPDFEDTNDTVIIIDEIQESSEIFNRIREFTRYFQAHFIVTGSYLGRVLEPEFKFSSGDITSIRIYTLSFKEFLEALDDQLFQKYLSLPLDHADDTVPELYDELKNVYDIYRQIGGYPKVVETYLNTKDVEAAQKELVRIIRIFLNESMRYFDDITDISVFTNIFLSICRILLREKKGLDEDSISEELQKLVTKNYSSNLSKATCYRAINWLYHSGIIGFCGKITELDILNFKPGSRCFFMDLGVAYYYLSRTGATVSTMDGSLNENYVYINLSKRQEFPEEIIFETPAFATYKGGEIDFVAQTLKTHIRYLIEVKAGKGTASTALKALEQGKANKLLYLKGDTKGGTVGNVQTLPIYLLEQYHF